In one Corythoichthys intestinalis isolate RoL2023-P3 chromosome 16, ASM3026506v1, whole genome shotgun sequence genomic region, the following are encoded:
- the soul5 gene encoding heme-binding protein 2: MYLLAGFVGCLLFLTVEAEVGKCSYLPFKTETSQCMLYNVTCKCDTYEARHYEAATWVTTTVRSWSMDYACYVAFMRLYKYICGENDQGKSIEMTSPVVMKIGEEKWLWEEQDYQMSFLLPKEHQAYPPEPTDHDVLIYKSPAFDVYVRSYGGWMFSLSDSHQSGELMYDLEMSGASFEPDCHFGIAYNGPKTLFNRHNEVWVPVTGKPHCPYK, encoded by the exons GAAATGCTCGTATCTCCCGTTCAAAACTGAAACAAGTCAGTGTATGTTGTACAATGTCACCTGCAAGTGTGACACCTATGAG GCACGCCACTACGAAGCTGCCACATGGGTGACAACTACAGTGAGGTCATGGTCCATGGACTATGCCTGTTATGTAGCATTCATGCGGCTATACAAGTACATCTGTGGTGAAAACGATCAAG GAAAATCAATTGAAATGACGTCGCCTGTTGTGATGAAGATAGGTGAAGAGAAGTGGCTTTGGGAAGAGCAAGACTACCAGATGAGCTTCTTGCTGCCTAAAGAGCACCAGGCCTATCCCCCGGAACCTACGGATCACGAC GTGCTCATATACAAGTCACCAGCGTTTGACGTGTACGTGAGGAGCTACGGCGGATGGATGTTTTCCCTGAGCGACTCGCATCAAAGTGGTGAACTGATGTATGACCTGGAGATGAGCGGCGCTTCCTTCGAACCCGACTGCCACTTTGGCATCGCGTACAATGG CCCCAAGACTTTGTTCAATAGGCACAACGAGGTGTGGGTGCCCGTTACGGGCAAACCGCACTGTCCCTACAAGTAA